The following is a genomic window from Candidatus Syntrophoarchaeum caldarius.
CCTCGACCTTTCGATCGTAAGGGAGATCAGGGGAAGGGGGCTCATGATCGGAATGGAGCTTGAGAAAGCGGGTGCAGGAATCGTTGATATATTCAGAGAGAGTGGAGTTCTTATAAACTGCACAGCAGAGACGGTTCTCAGGTTTGTACCACCACTCATAATCGGAGAACGCGAGATCTCAGGACTTATACAGGTCTTTGACGAGCGAAGGGATGAGATTGAATCTGTATAAGCATGGATTGCGGGTGCTTGGGATTGCTGAGAGCTTCAAAAGAAGGGGGGAGCGGTCGATACTCGCAGGGATCGTGATGCGGGCTGATTCTGAGATAGACGGGGTTGCAGTTGATTCTGCCAGTGTTGGAGGACTTGATGCAACAGATGCGGTTCTCAGGATCTTTAAAAAGCTCTCTCGCGAGGATATTAACATCATTCTCCTGAATGGAGCTGTTGTAAGCTGGTTTAATATCATCGAGATTGATAAATTGTATGACCACCTGAGAGTTCCAATCATCTCTGTCACGTATGAGGAATCAGAAGGACTTGAACGCTACATCAGGGAGTATTTTGGCGATTCTGTGGATTTTGATGAACGGATACGGCGTTACAGAGGGCTTGGAGAGAGGTGTGAGGTCAAACTGAAGAATGGATTTACAATCTGGGTCAGAACCGCTGGAATCAGCGAAGAGGATGCCACAGTTGTCTTAAATCGCTTCACGCATCATGGAAAAATAGCAGAGCCGATCAAGGTTGCACGTCTCATTGCAAGAAGCGTCATGGGACTTCAGGAAGAATGGGAGGGATTATATCTACAGAATAGTTGAGAAAAAACGGCTTGCACCTGATATTGTAAGAATCGAGGTTGAAGCGCCACTTGTTGCAAGAAAAGCGATATCAGGGCAGTTCGTGATTATCAGGCTAAAGGAGGGAGGTGAACGGATACCGCTCACGATCTCAGGCAGCGATCCCAAGAAGGGTCTTATCACGATCATATTTCAGGAGATTGGAAAGACAACGATCGAGCTTGGCAGGATGGAGGAGGGGGAATCAATCCTGAATCTGGTTGGGCCACTGGGTATGCCTGCTGAGCTTAAGAACTTTGGGACGGTTGTCTGTGTTGGTGGCGGGGTTGGGATTGCACCGATCCTTTACAGGGTGAAAGCGCTTAAAAGCGTGGGAAACAGGGTCATATCGATAATTGGGGCGAGGAATAAAGACCTTCTGATTCTACATAACGAGATGAAAGAACTATCGGATGAACTCCATATCGCAACAGATGATGGGACGCTTGGACGAAAGGGTTTTGTTACAGACGTGCTTGATGAAGTGCTCGCTGAAAATCGGGTTGATTTAATTATCGCGATAGGTCCTGTTGTGATGATGAGAGCGGTTACAGGTGTTGGAAGCGCGCATGGAGTCAGAACCGTTGTGAGCTTGAATCCGATCATGGTTGATGGAACCGGGATGTGTGGCTCATGCAGGGTGACTGTTGGCAAAAAGGTCAGGTTTGCGTGTGTCGATGGTCCTGAGTTTGATGGTGAATTTGTTGACTTTGATGAACTGCTTCAGCGAAACCGCAGGTATCTCAAAGAGGAAGCGGCATCACTCATGGTCATGCGAGCTGGGAGGTGTACGTGCTTTGAAGAAACAGGATGTGAGTAGGCGTATCAAAAATTTCGAGGAGGTTGCACTCGGGCTTGACGAAACAGAGGCAGTTCTTGAGGCAAAACGATGCCTTGAATGCCAGCGTCCGTGGTGTGTCAGGGGTTGTCCTGTTGGGGTGGATATACCGCGATTTATCCGTGCTATCAGGGATGGAAGGTTTGAAGACGGGATAAGAATCATCTGGGAGAAGAACTCGCTTCCTGCTGTATGTGGCAGGGTCTGTCCGCATGAGGTGCAGTGTGAAGGGGTCTGTTCACTCGCAAGAGGTTGCTCGAAGTTTATGACAGCGAAGGGGAGAGCAAGGGTTGAAGCATTTTTAGAACAGTTCAACCTCACCCAAAAGCGGAGAAGACCTGTATCAATCGGGGCGTTAGAGCGTTTTCTCGCGGACTATGCAGCAGAACATGGTATCACTCCTTATACTGCTGGATCAGATATGAAAGGAAAGGGAAAGGTTGCCCTCGTTGGATCGGGTCCTGCCTCGCTTGCAGCAGCAGGTGAGCTTGCACGGAGGGGTTACCATGCAACCATCTTTGAAGCCCTTCATGCACCTGGTGGGGTTCTCAGATACGGGATTCCAAACTTCAGACTCCCAGAAGAGATCATCGATCGGGAGATAAGACAGCTTAAAGATATGGGTGTCGAGTTCAGGCAGGATGTTCTGATCGGGAGAACGTTGACGATTGATGAACTTTTATCTGACTTTGATGCGGTTTTTATCGGAAGTGGTGCAGGTGCGCCTGTCTTGATGGGAATTGAAGGAGAAAACCTGAACGGTGTCTATTCTGCAAACGAGTTTCTGACACGTGTGAACCTGATGGAGGCATACCGTTTCCCTGAGACCGATACGCCGATCAATATTGGGAAAAGGGTTGTTACAATCGGTGGTGGGAATGTGGCGATGGACTCGGCCCGTGTTGCCCTCAGACTCGGTGCAGAGGAGTCGATCATACTCTACAGGAGACGCCGTGAGGAGATGCCAGCAAGGCGTGAGGAGATTGAGAATGCTGAAGAGGAAGGAGTGGAGTTTAAGTTTCTCACAACCCCTACAAAGTACATCGGCGATGATGAGGGGTGTGTTAGAGCGGTTGAGTGTATCAGGATGGAGCCTGGCGAGGTGGATGATTCTGGGAGACAGCGTCCTGTTCCTGTTGCAGGATCTGAGTTTACGATCGAGGCTGATACCGTGATCGTTGCGATCGGACAGCGCCCAAATCCTCTGATACCAACCACAACTCAGGGGCTTGAAACTGGGAAGATCAGAAATATCATCGCAGATGAGAGTGGCAGAACATCGATAAAGGGTGTATTTGCAGGAGGAGATGCTACAACCGGTGCTGCCACCGTGATACTTGCGATGGGTGCGGGAGTCAGGGCGGCACGTGCTATAGCTGAGTATATTGAAGGATGCAAAGATTGACGATCATCGAGCACTGTTTTACTTTACTTACTCCTGAATCTTGTCGTTCGCCTCCAGATGGTCATACCAAAAATTTATATAAAAGATTAATAGAATAGGATTCAATTGGAAGAGAATCCTTCCATTTATAGAACGTATGATCGAGAGGAATGAATAATGTTCGATGAACATTCTAAAAATGATCTATCTGTGAAGGATTATGTTACTAAGCTGTTTGAGTATGGTAAATACGAACAGCTGAGGGTGATCGATGAAGTACTGAACAGTACAGATAAACGAGGAGTTCGGGGCGTATATGAGATCACTGAAGAGCAAAAGAGACC
Proteins encoded in this region:
- a CDS encoding protein containing DUF99 — translated: MLGIAESFKRRGERSILAGIVMRADSEIDGVAVDSASVGGLDATDAVLRIFKKLSREDINIILLNGAVVSWFNIIEIDKLYDHLRVPIISVTYEESEGLERYIREYFGDSVDFDERIRRYRGLGERCEVKLKNGFTIWVRTAGISEEDATVVLNRFTHHGKIAEPIKVARLIARSVMGLQEEWEGLYLQNS
- a CDS encoding ferredoxin-NADP(+) reductase subunit alpha, with protein sequence MIIRLKEGGERIPLTISGSDPKKGLITIIFQEIGKTTIELGRMEEGESILNLVGPLGMPAELKNFGTVVCVGGGVGIAPILYRVKALKSVGNRVISIIGARNKDLLILHNEMKELSDELHIATDDGTLGRKGFVTDVLDEVLAENRVDLIIAIGPVVMMRAVTGVGSAHGVRTVVSLNPIMVDGTGMCGSCRVTVGKKVRFACVDGPEFDGEFVDFDELLQRNRRYLKEEAASLMVMRAGRCTCFEETGCE
- a CDS encoding dihydropyrimidine dehydrogenase subunit A, with translation MKKQDVSRRIKNFEEVALGLDETEAVLEAKRCLECQRPWCVRGCPVGVDIPRFIRAIRDGRFEDGIRIIWEKNSLPAVCGRVCPHEVQCEGVCSLARGCSKFMTAKGRARVEAFLEQFNLTQKRRRPVSIGALERFLADYAAEHGITPYTAGSDMKGKGKVALVGSGPASLAAAGELARRGYHATIFEALHAPGGVLRYGIPNFRLPEEIIDREIRQLKDMGVEFRQDVLIGRTLTIDELLSDFDAVFIGSGAGAPVLMGIEGENLNGVYSANEFLTRVNLMEAYRFPETDTPINIGKRVVTIGGGNVAMDSARVALRLGAEESIILYRRRREEMPARREEIENAEEEGVEFKFLTTPTKYIGDDEGCVRAVECIRMEPGEVDDSGRQRPVPVAGSEFTIEADTVIVAIGQRPNPLIPTTTQGLETGKIRNIIADESGRTSIKGVFAGGDATTGAATVILAMGAGVRAARAIAEYIEGCKD